A single region of the Ziziphus jujuba cultivar Dongzao chromosome 10, ASM3175591v1 genome encodes:
- the LOC107412633 gene encoding uncharacterized protein LOC107412633: MGRGRGKGKRLTVTNHDDPGSGEEEKIPTQKRRGRPQKPLKDEMDEEENEKIEEDDSENAKAGISTKEMKSPPAAENGKKRKRYSQVKEKSDSVNEENGVGTRSSTDDSTKSNGFRHNGSRRKSKPRRAAEAGVECK; this comes from the coding sequence ATGGGTAGAGGTAGAGGAAAGGGAAAGAGGTTAACTGTCACCAATCATGATGATCCTGGAAGTGGTGAGGAAGAAAAAATACCGACACAGAAAAGAAGGGGAAGGCCTCAGAAACCATTGAAGGATGAGAtggatgaagaagaaaatgaaaagatagaAGAGGATGACAGTGAGAATGCTAAAGCTGGTATCTCAACGAAAGAGATGAAAAGTCCCCCTGCCGccgaaaatggaaaaaagaggAAGCGATACTCTCAGGTAAAAGAGAAGTCAGATTCAGTTAATGAGGAAAATGGTGTTGGTACACGATCAAGTACTGATGACTCAACTAAGTCTAATGGATTCCGACATAATGGAAGCAGGCGAAAAAGTAAGCCACGTCGAGCTGCTGAAGCTGGTGTTGAGTGCAAGTGA
- the LOC107412642 gene encoding G-type lectin S-receptor-like serine/threonine-protein kinase LECRK3 has translation MAFVPIYPLLFFFFFLVLTSSQMPFYANAQTYKNVSLGSSLIAQNNINSFWASPSAEFAFGFQQIQKDGFLLAIWFNKIPEKTIVWSANGNDLVPTGSKFELTIDGQLLLKTPTGQQIWKADSSNATGVAYAAMLDTGNFVLANNGSINLWETFKQPTDTILPTQPFVEGDTIFSRYNETKYSEGKFLISFRGGDLVLFTRHSASDVDKFYVWDTAAANGTELIFNISGSIYLAAKDGSIASMLSPNNISTKDFYQRAVIDYDGAFRHYVYPKSSTSSEGRPLGWSILSAVPSNICLLGREDRGVGPCGFNSYCTYDQRATCHCPGGYSFIDPDDVAKGCKQDFVSQSCNKESPETDLFHYSKMPNGDWGYSDYEHFENVTEDYCWQSCLEDCICVAVMFRQGGVCFKKKPPLSNGRMDPSIDGTILVKVRKDNSTISPRNSVSKKNNSSTLILVGSILLSSSVFVNCLLLLVTFLVGRSYNKIRKEIQEQSIFPGMGLQSYTYEDIKKVTNDFSEEIGSGAFGTVFKGVLTSDHGKLVAVKRFNSMVAESDVEFKTEVSAIDRTNHRNLVKLLGFCNEEQHRLLVYEFMSNGSLESFLFGVSRINWYSRIQIASEAAKGLLYLHDGCSTQIIHCDIKPQNILLDDKFTAKISDFGLAKLLKTDQTRTTTGIRGTKGYVAPEWFSNQPITVKVDVYSFGILLLELICGRRNVEAEAGDENEIILADWAYECYTERKLELLVKDDKEAMEDLKRVEKLVKIAIWCIQDDPSLRPTMKNVKQMMEGIVEVPIPPDPSSA, from the coding sequence ATGGCCTTTGTACCGATATACCCtctgctcttcttcttcttcttccttgtaCTCACCTCTTCACAGATGCCATTTTATGCCAATGCTCAAACTTACAAAAATGTGTCTCTTGGCTCCTCCCTAATTGCACAAAACAATATCAACTCTTTCTGGGCATCACCATCTGCTGAATTCGCTTTTGGTTTCCAACAAATTCAAAAGGATGGTTTCTTACTTGCCATCTGGTTCAACAAAATACCTGAGAAAACCATCGTTTGGTCGGCCAATGGAAATGATCTAGTACCAACTGGATCAAAATTTGAGCTTACCATAGATGGCCAGCTCCTTCTCAAAACCCCCACAGGACAACAAATTTGGAAAGCTGACTCCTCCAATGCCACAGGAGTTGCCTATGCAGCCATGCTTGACACTGGAAATTTTGTACTGGCAAACAATGGTTCAATAAATTTATGGGAGACTTTCAAGCAACCAACTGACACGATTTTACCAACGCAACCTTTCGTTGAAGGCGACACAATCTTTTCTCGTTACAATGAGACAAAATACTCAGAAGGAAAATTTCTCATATCTTTCCGTGGTGGGGATCTTGTGCTTTTCACAAGGCATTCTGCTTCAGATGTTGATAAGTTTTACGTATGGGATACAGCCGCAGCCAATGGGACTGAGCTCATCTTCAACATATCAGGCTCCATTTACCTTGCAGCAAAGGATGGAAGCATAGCTAGCATGCTATCACCCAATAATATCTCGACCAAAGATTTCTACCAGAGAGCAGTCATCGACTATGATGGAGCCTTTAGGCATTATGTTTACCCAAAGAGCTCCACATCCAGTGAAGGAAGACCCCTGGGCTGGTCCATTTTATCTGCCGTACCTTCAAATATATGCTTACTGGGGAGAGAGGATAGAGGAGTTGGACCATGTGGGTTCAATAGCTACTGTACATATGATCAAAGAGCCACTTGCCACTGTCCTGGAGGTTACTCCTTCATTGATCCAGATGATGTTGCCAAAGGATGCAAACAGGACTTTGTTTCACAAAGCTGTAACAAAGAGTCTCCAGAAACAGATCTTTTCCATTACTCTAAGATGCCAAATGGAGACTGGGGTTACTCTGATTATGAGCATTTTGAAAACGTTACAGAAGATTATTGCTGGCAGAGTTGCTTAGAAGATTGTATATGTGTTGCTGTCATGTTTAGACAAGGTGGGGTGTGTTTCAAGAAAAAGCCACCTCTCTCAAATGGCAGGATGGACCCCAGTATTGATGGAACAATTCTTGTGAAAGTAAGGAAAGACAATTCTACCATTTCTCCTAGAAATTCAGTTTCCAAGAAGAACAATAGTTCAACTTTAATCCTAGTTGGATCAATCCTCTTAAGCAGTTCTGTTTTTGTGAACTGCCTCTTACTGCTAGTAACTTTTCTGGTTGGTCGCTCCTACAATAAGATAAGAAAGGAGATTCAAGAGCAGTCAATCTTCCCAGGGATGGGTCTCCAATCTTATACATATGAGGACATAAAAAAGGTGACAAATGATTTCAGTGAAGAAATTGGTAGTGGTGCTTTTGGAACAGTTTTCAAAGGGGTACTAACCTCAGATCATGGAAAATTAGTTGCTGTTAAAAGGTTCAACAGCATGGTGGCAGAAAGTGATGTGGAATTCAAAACGGAAGTGAGTGCAATTGACCGAACAAATCATAGAAATTTAGTCAAACTTCTGGGCTTCTGTAATGAAGAGCAACACCGGCTTCTTGTATACGAGTTTATGAGCAATGGTTCTCTCGAAAGCTTCCTCTTTGGAGTTTCAAGGATCAACTGGTACAGCAGGATCCAAATAGCCTCAGAAGCTGCAAAAGGGCTACTCTACTTGCACGATGGTTGCAGCACCCAAATCATACATTGTGACATCAAGCCTCAGAACATTCTTTTAGATGACAAATTTACGGCAAAAATTTCAGATTTTGGATTAGCCAAGCTTTTGAAGACAGACCAAACTCGAACAACAACAGGAATCCGGGGAACCAAAGGGTATGTTGCTCCGGAGTGGTTCAGCAATCAGCCAATAACAGTAAAGGTGGATGTCTACAGCTTTGGCATTTTGTTATTGGAGCTGATCTGTGGCAGGAGAAATGTTGAGGCAGAGGCAGGGGATGAAAATGAAATCATACTGGCTGACTGGGCTTATGAATGCTATACAGAAAGGAAACTTGAGCTCTTAGTGAAGGATGACAAGGAGGCAATGGAAGACTTGAAGAGGGTGGAGAAGTTAGTGAAGATTGCAATTTGGTGCATTCAAGACGATCCCTCACTCAGGCCCACCATGAAAAATGTTAAGCAGATGATGGAAGGAATTGTTGAAGTCCCAATTCCCCCAGATCCATCCTCAGCTTGA
- the LOC107412665 gene encoding G-type lectin S-receptor-like serine/threonine-protein kinase LECRK3 has product MLSAMASFLPCILIIISQLANLSVAQNSGRVNLGQSLTAGGKISSWLSPSGDFAFGFQQFLDKQDLFLLGIWFEKLPDKTVVWYADKNNPVSKGSKLTLTADGGLLLNDPQGGQLWNTDPIVGQVDFAFMNDTGNFVLQNKNSENIWESFKHPSDTLLPTQTMEIGDVISSRQSGTNFSRGRFQLRFLPNGNLVLNSINLPSEYTNEHYYESGTSNISNPGKRLVFNDSGNIFIQRQNDQIFTLTEGKLVSTKDYYYRATLNSDGVFTEYYHSKNTSSGGNKSWTALWSVPEDICIASFVYKSSGACGFNRICRLNADKRPVCECPRGFTLLDANDEYRGCKPDFIQDCQLDTESSPEELYVFQEITGVDWPTSDYEALQAYDEDKCKDSCLHDCMCAVVIMRNNTCWKKKLPLSNGKVDNNVGAKAFIKIRKPNVVPDQHSASSSSQTKNQNALIIGGSVLLGFSVFINFLLLGAMGMGFLFIYREKSISTRQDKDVSRFNLRCFSYKDLVDATEVFKEELGRGSFGIVYKGVLKDTYEPVAVKKLDRNFRDSEKEFKAEVNVIGHIHHKNLVRLVGYCDEGLQRLLVYEFMSNGTLAGFLFDDMKPSWSQRTQIAFGVARGLLYLHEECSTQIIHCDIKPQNILLDEFYNARISDFGLAKLLMMEQSQTNTAIRGTKGYVAPEWFRNMPITVKVDVYSFGELLLEIICCRRSVDLEMGGEEKAILAYWAYDCYREGTLDALVGNDKEAMNDMKNLERFLMVAFWCIQEDPSLRPTMKKVMLMLEGIVQVSVPPSPFLFGSIC; this is encoded by the coding sequence ATGCTTTCCGCAATGGCTTCTTTTCTCCCTTGTATCCTCATCATCATCTCCCAGCTTGCTAATCTTTCTGTTGCCCAAAACAGTGGCAGAGTAAATCTCGGCCAGTCTCTCACGGCAGGCGGAAAAATATCCTCATGGCTTTCACCTTCTGGTGATTTTGCATTCGGATTTCAACAATTCCTTGACAAGCAAGACCTTTTCTTACTTGGCATTTGGTTCGAAAAATTGCCAGATAAAACGGTGGTCTGGTACGCAGACAAAAACAACCCTGTTTCAAAAGGATCAAAACTAACCTTAACCGCTGATGGTGGGCTGCTACTCAATGATCCTCAGGGAGGACAGCTATGGAACACCGACCCCATTGTCGGTCAGGTTGATTTTGCTTTTATGAACGACACAGGAAACTTTGTGCTCCAAAACAAAAACTCCGAGAACATCTGGGAGAGCTTCAAGCATCCCTCTGATACTTTGTTGCCTACTCAAACCATGGAAATAGGAGATGTGATTTCTTCAAGGCAATCAGGTACTAACTTTTCACGAGGAAGATTTCAACTTCGTTTTTTACCCAATGGGAATCTTGTGCTTAATAGTATAAATCTCCCTTCTGAATATACCAATGAGCACTACTATGAGAGTGGGACTAGCAATATATCGAATCCCGGTAAGCGACTAGTCTTCAATGACTCAGGCAACATATTCATCCAGAGACAAAATGACCAAATATTCACACTGACAGAGGGAAAATTGGTATCTACCAAAGATTACTATTACCGAGCGACCCTAAATTCTGACGGGGTTTTTACTGAGTATTACCACTCAAAGAATACTTCTAGTGGTGGAAATAAAAGCTGGACTGCTCTTTGGTCTGTACCAGAAGATATCTGCATTGCTAGTTTCGTATATAAAAGTAGTGGGGCTTGTGGGTTTAATAGAATTTGTAGGCTAAATGCTGATAAAAGACCAGTTTGTGAATGCCCGAGAGGGTTTACTTTGCTTGATGCAAACGACGAGTACAGAGGATGTAAACCGGATTTTATACAAGATTGCCAATTAGATACAGAGAGTTCACCAGAAGAGTTATATGTATTCCAAGAGATAACCGGCGTGGATTGGCCGACCTCTGATTATGAAGCATTGCAGGCTTACGATGAAGACAAATGCAAAGACTCTTGCTTGCATGATTGCATGTGCGCGGTCGTCATTATGAGGAACAACACGTGTTGGAAGAAGAAGCTACCTCTCTCAAATGGGAAAGTCGACAACAACGTTGGAGCCAAGGCtttcatcaagattaggaaaCCCAATGTTGTCCCTGATCAACACTCTGCTTCTTCATCTTCACAGACGAAAAACCAGAACGCTTTGATTATTGGAGGTTCTGTGCTTTTAGGCTTCTCTGTTTTCATCAACTTTCTGCTCTTAGGAGCAATGGGTATGGGATTTCTCTTCATTTACCGTGAGAAATCCATTAGCACTCGACAAGACAAGGACGTTTCCCGATTCAATTTGCGGTGCTTTTCTTATAAAGATCTTGTTGATGCAACTGAAGTATTCAAGGAAGAACTTGGAAGGGGTTCTTTTGGGATTGTCTACAAAGGGGTGTTGAAGGATACTTATGAACCTGTTGCAGTGAAGAAACTTGATAGAAATTTTCGTGACAGCGAGAAGGAATTCAAAGCTGAAGTAAACGTGATCGGCCATATCCATCACAAGAATCTAGTCAGACTTGTTGGATATTGTGATGAGGGACTGCAGAGATTATTGGTGTATGAGTTCATGAGCAATGGCACACTAGCAGGCTTTCTTTTTGATGATATGAAACCGAGTTGGAGCCAAAGAACCCAAATTGCTTTTGGGGTTGCAAGAGGACTATTATATTTGCACGAAGAGTGTAGCACTCAGATCATCCATTGTGATATAAAGCCTCAGAACATACTTCTTGATGAATTCTACAATGCTCGGATTTCAGACTTTGGATTGGCCAAGCTTTTGATGATGGAACAAAGCCAAACTAACACTGCCATTAGAGGAACAAAAGGTTATGTGGCACCTGAATGGTTTAGGAACATGCCAATTACAGTGAAGGTGGATGTGTATAGCTTTGGTGAGTTGTTGCTGGAGATAATATGTTGTAGGAGAAGTGTGGATCTTGAAATGGGTGGAGAAGAAAAGGCAATCTTGGCTTATTGGGCTTATGATTGCTACAGGGAAGGCACATTAGATGCTTTGGTTGGGAATGACAAGGAGGCTATGAATGACATGAAGAATTTGGAAAGGTTTCTGATGGTTGCATTTTGGTGCATTCAAGAAGATCCTTCTCTGAGGCCTACTATGAAGAAAGTCATGCTGATGCTTGAAGGAATAGTACAAGTCTCGGTTCCCCCAAGTCCTTTCTTATTTGGTTCCATATGCTGA
- the LOC107412666 gene encoding pentatricopeptide repeat-containing protein At3g49170, chloroplastic-like translates to MQEEGVLPNEVTLICILSACSHSGEVERGLKIFRSMEQCYGIKASKEHYACVIDLLCRSGKMVEAYEEVKNMPFEITESIIGAFFNGCKVHGRRDLAEMMHEDIKRMDLKRPGGLVTLSNIHAAHGEWKEVENVRKLMKEKKIHKEYGFSSLEKMDEYIGVNEEIVGNRLDSGRRVNVLG, encoded by the coding sequence ATGCAGGAAGAAGGAGTGCTGCCTAACGAAGTGACTTTGATTTGTATTCTTTCTGCATGCAGCCATAGCGGTGAGGTAGAGAGAGGATTAAAGATTTTCAGGTCTATGGAACAATGTTATGGAATAAAGGCTAGTAAAGAACACTATGCTTGTGTCATCGATCTTTTGTGCCGTTCAGGGAAGATGGTAGAAGCTTATGAAGAGGTGAAGAATATGCCATTTGAAATCACAGAATCCATTATTGGAGCTTTCTTTAATGGATGTAAAGTCCATGGAAGAAGGGATCTTGCTGAAATGATGCATGAAGATATTAAGAGAATGGATCTGAAGAGACCTGGAGGTTTGGTAACACTTTCTAATATTCATGCTGCTCATGGAGAATGGAAAGAGGTTGAGAATGTTAGAAAGCTAATGAAGGAGAAAAAGATCCATAAAGAATATGGATTTAGTTCGCTTGAAAAAATGGATGAATATATCGGAGTGAATGAAGAAATAGTAGGCAACAGACTGGATAGTGGTAGGAGAGTTAATGTTCTCGGATAA
- the LOC107412641 gene encoding G-type lectin S-receptor-like serine/threonine-protein kinase LECRK2, translated as MASSPLPWNLLYLLLFSPFPQSSAITCQTHRITKGFSLTASFNKHVPLESPSREFAFGFQRIKSDGFLLAVWLNKIPEKTIVWSANRDNLVQEGSKVVLNDSGLILTDQTDKRIWHTDTFGVGVSYGEILNTGNLVLYDQISAISWQSFNEPTDTLLPKQILSRGKSLVARYSEDNYSSGRFLFMLESNGNLVLYTRNFPQNAPNYAYWKSETEGSGFQVMFNESGAIYLQAKNGNILKYLSMTSSSMKDFYQRAILENDGVFRQYVYPKGGDPTSSGWHEFRSESLPSIPPNICTSISGEDTAGGACGFNSYCRIGVNQRRTCSCPSGYTFIDPSDPVKGCKQNFEAQSCDGEDHDDLFEFYSMEQTDWPYGDYQHFKEVDEEWCKKACLSDCFCAVAIFRGRECWKKRVPFANGMMDPSLSGKALIKVRKNDSSPGHPDKNDRSVLVLIGSLLLSGSVFMNLLLLLAAFLVAFYLNPKSKAIQPNPVASGINLQVFTYEELNKATNKFNEQLGNGAFATVYKGVLPSEDGNLIAVKKLHHLVSEGEREFKAEVIAIGRTNHRNLVQLIGFCNEDQHRLLVYEFMSNGSLANFIFGPSRPNWHRRMRTAQGTARGLFYLHEECSIQIIHCDIKPQNILLDDFYTARISDFGLAKLLKKDQTRTTTGIRGTRGYVAPEWFKNLPVSAKVDVYSFGIVLLELICCRKNFEAEAQENQMILSDWAYDCYHDRNLKLLVENDEEAMADIKRVEKYVMVAIWCIQEDPSLRPTMKEVTQMLEETIEVAVPPDLPSFTSSF; from the coding sequence ATGGCATCATCACCATTACCATGGAATCTGCTCTATCTTCTCCTTTTTTCTCCATTTCCGCAGAGTTCCGCCATTACTTGTCAAACTCACAGAATCACAAAAGGCTTTTCTCTCACTGCCTCCTTCAACAAACATGTTCCATTGGAATCTCCGTCGCGTGAGTTTGCTTTTGGTTTCCAACGTATAAAATCAGATGGCTTCCTACTTGCTGTCTGGCTCAACAAAATTCCTGAGAAAACTATTGTCTGGTCTGCCAATAGAGATAATCTAGTCCAAGAAGGATCCAAAGTAGTGCTCAACGACAGCGGGCTTATTCTCACCGACCAAACAGACAAACGGATATGGCATACTGATACTTTTGGCGTTGGAGTTTCCTATGGAGAGATACTCAACACAGGAAATCTGGTGCTATATGACCAAATCTCGGCCATCTCATGGCAGAGTTTCAATGAACCGACAGACACGTTGTTACCTAAACAGATTTTGAGTAGGGGCAAGAGTCTTGTTGCACGTTACTCTGAGGATAATTATTCAAGCGGAAGATTTTTGTTTATGCTAGAATCAAATGGAAATCTTGTGCTTTACACTAGAAATTTCCCACAGAATGCCCCTAACTATGCCTATTGGAAGAGCGAAACGGAGGGCAGTGGGTTTCAGGTGATGTTTAACGAGTCAGGCGCTATTTACCTTCAAGCAAAGAACGGGAATAtacttaaatatttatcaatgaCTAGTAGTTCAATGAAGGATTTCTACCAGAGGGCAATTCTTGAAAATGATGGCGTTTTCAGGCAATATGTCTACCCAAAGGGAGGGGATCCAACTTCTAGTGGTTGGCACGAATTTAGGTCTGAATCATTGCCTTCCATACCTCCAAACATTTGCACTAGCATTAGTGGTGAGGACACAGCAGGTGGAGCTTGTGGATTCAATAGCTACTGCAGAATAGGAGTGAACCAGAGAAGGACTTGCAGCTGCCCAAGTGGCTACACTTTCATTGATCCGAGTGATCCTGTGAAAGGATGCAAACAGAATTTTGAAGCTCAAAGTTGTGATGGAGAAGATCATGATGATCTCTTTGAATTTTATTCAATGGAACAAACGGATTGGCCCTACGGTGATTACCAACATTTTAAAGAAGTGGATGAGGAATGGTGCAAGAAGGCTTGCCTCAGTGACTGCTTCTGTGCTGTTGCAATTTTCAGAGGTAGGGAGTGTTGGAAGAAGAGGGTTCCTTTCGCAAACGGGATGATGGACCCCAGTCTTTCCGGGAAAGCTCTGATCAAAGTAAGAAAAAATGATAGCTCTCCAGGTCATCCAGACAAGAATGATCGTTCAGTGTTGGTACTCATTGGATCATTGCTTTTAAGTGGCTCAGTGTTTATGAACTTGCTTCTACTTCTAGCAGCCTTTCTGGTTGCTTTCTACTTAAATCCGAAATCCAAGGCCATCCAACCAAACCCAGTTGCATCAGGaataaatttgcaagttttCACTTATGAGGAGCTGAATAAAGCTACCAACAAATTCAACGAACAACTAGGCAATGGTGCTTTTGCTACTGTCTATAAAGGGGTCCTACCTTCTGAAGATGGAAATCTAATAGCGGTTAAGAAGTTGCACCACTTGGTGAGTgaaggagagagagaattcAAAGCAGAAGTAATCGCAATTGGGCGCACAAACCATAGGAATTTGGTCCAACTGATCGGATTCTGTAACGAAGACCAACACCGACTACTTGTATACGAATTCATGAGCAACGGTTCTTTAGCAAACTTCATTTTTGGACCTTCAAGGCCAAACTGGCACAGGAGAATGAGAACTGCCCAAGGAACTGCAAGGGGTCTCTTCTACTTGCATGAAGAGTGCAGCATCCAAATCATACACTGTGATATAAAGCCTCAGAACATCCTTTTGGATGACTTTTACACAGCAAGAATTTCTGATTTTGGATTAGCCAAACTTTTGAAGAAGGATCAGACTCGAACAACAACAGGAATCAGAGGAACTAGAGGATATGTGGCTCCAGAATGGTTCAAAAACCTGCCTGTCTCAGCCAAGGTGGATGTTTACAGCTTTGGTATTGTATTGTTAGAGTTGATATGCTGCAGGAAGAATTTTGAAGCAGAGGCTCAGGAAAACCAAATGATACTTTCTGATTGGGCATATGATTGTTACCATGATCGGAATTTGAAACTTCTGGTGGAAAATGATGAGGAAGCTATGGCTGACATAAAGAGGGTGGAGAAATATGTGATGGTTGCAATATGGTGTATACAAGAGGATCCATCATTGAGACCCACCATGAAGGAAGTTACCCAGATGCTTGAAGAAACCATTGAAGTAGCGGTTCCCCCAGATCTACCTTCATTTACTAGTTCATTCTAG